The Variovorax sp. S12S4 genome includes the window CGGCGTGCTTTATGTGCTGGCCGACGGCGACACGAAGATCAAGGGCAGCGAAGGCCTGCACGTCATTCGCATGCCAGAGCACTACGGCGCGCTGTCGCCGCTGCTGCACGTGGTGCCGCTGCAGCTGCTGGCGTATCACACGGCTTGCGCGCGGGGAACCGATGTGGACAAGCCGCGCAATCTTGCGAAGAGCGTAACGGTGGAGTGAGGCGGGGCTGCGGCCCTGGTTGTAGTCTTCGAATAAATTCTTGGAGTTCATCCTGGACCTGCGCGACCTCCAGTACTTTGAAGTCATTGCCGAGCTCGAGCACATGGGGCGCGCGGCCGAACGGCTGCACCGCACGCAACCGGCGCTGACAAGCTGCGTACGGCGGCTGGAAGAAGCGTGCGGCGCGCTGCTCTTCGAGAAAACAGGACGCGGCATCCGCCTGACCAGTGCGGGGAAGGCGCTTCTCAAATGGGCCCAGCGCACACGCTTCGATGTGGAAAGCGCGCGCCGCGAAATCAACGACATCGGCAGGGGCCTGACCGGAAACATCAAGATCGGCATCGTTCCGACGGCCGCGCAGTTCCTGTTGCCTCCGGCCGCGCGCGACTTGATGCGCGAGGCACCCGAGGTCACTTTGCGGACCACCGTGGCGCTTGTTGACATCCTGAAGCCGCTGCTGCGCGCCGGCGATATCGACCTGATGGTCGGCACCGAAGGCGCTGCTGAACCCGGGTTCGCCTCGCAGAATCTGGCCGAGGACGTGATCGTGGTCGCCGCATCGAATACGCACCCAATCTTCGACAAGCCGAAGCCGAGCCTGAAGGACCTGGCGGGCTATCGATGGGTGCTCCAGCCC containing:
- a CDS encoding LysR family transcriptional regulator gives rise to the protein MEFILDLRDLQYFEVIAELEHMGRAAERLHRTQPALTSCVRRLEEACGALLFEKTGRGIRLTSAGKALLKWAQRTRFDVESARREINDIGRGLTGNIKIGIVPTAAQFLLPPAARDLMREAPEVTLRTTVALVDILKPLLRAGDIDLMVGTEGAAEPGFASQNLAEDVIVVAASNTHPIFDKPKPSLKDLAGYRWVLQPPGAPTRDWLDQTFDRHRIHRPVVQVESTMLLMLPTLIGETGLLSFISRLHLQAGRSGAALREVKLPATTMRRRMVVTYRDSGYVSPAAQRLIRLLAKYADSPPG